Sequence from the Sphingosinicella ginsenosidimutans genome:
GATCGTCATCACCTCGCTCGGCGCGATTCCGGAGCTCAACGACGCCGTCCACGGCTGGGGCGGCCTCACCCTGCACGACATCATCAACGATCGCTTCGCCCGCAAGGCGATCGAGAAAGGCGCGGACGGGATCATCGCGGTCGCCGCCGGCGCGGGCGGCCACGCCGGGACGCTCTCGCCCTTCGCCCTGGTGCAGGAAATCCGCCAGTGGTTCGATGGCCCGCTCGCCCTCTCCGGCGCGATCGCCAACGGCCGCGCCATCCTCGCCGCGCAGGCGATGGGCGCCGACCTCGCTTATGTGGGCTCGCCCTTCATCGCCACGACCGAGGCGAACGCGGCGGAGGCCTACAAGGCGGGCATCGTCGAGGGCCGGGCGAGCGACATCGTCTATTCGAACCTCTTCACCGGCGTTCACGGCAATTACCTCAGGCAGTCGATCCTCGCCGCGGGCCTCGATCCCGACAACCTTCCCGAAGGCGACCTCAGCACGATGAACTTCGGCAGCGCCTCGGCGAAAGCCTGGCGCGACATCTGGGGCTCGGGCCAGGGCATCGGCGCGATCGAGGCGGTGGTGCCGGCCGCCGACTATATCGCCCGGCTCGCGACCGAATATGAAACCGCCAAAGCCGAGCTGAAGGCCAAGGCACGCCTCTAGATCCGCGCCGGCCTGCTGATGGTCGGAACGCCGCCTTTGCTCCTCCGCCGCAAGCCCCTCCACCGCGCTGCGCGCGGTCCCCCTCCCCATCCCGGCCGAGCCGGGACAGGGAGGACTAATCGGGGTTGGACCGCGCTGCGCGCGGTCCCCCTCCCCATCCCCGCTGGCGCGGGAACAGGGAGGACGAACCACCCAATCCTCCCTGTCGCCGCAGGCGATGGGGAGGGGGACCATGCGAAGCATGGTGGAGGGGCTAAGCGGCGCAAGAGTTGAGGATATGCCGGAGAACGCCCTCGGCATTATCCCGAACCTCGCCGGCAACGATCCTCAGCACGCGATAGCCCTGCGCCTGGAGCCAGGCATCCCGCCTCTCATCCCGCTCGGGATTTGCACCCATCTCATGGGCGATCCCGTCGATCTCGATCGCGAGCCTGGCCGCGGGGCAGTAGAAATCGAGCACATAGGGCCCGGCGGGATGCTGGCGGCGGAACTTCAGCCCGCCCGGGCGGGCGCGCAGGATTTGCCACAGCGCGGCCTCGGGCGGCGACATCGCGCGGCGCAGCGCCCTTGCCCTGGCCACCGTGCCTTTCGTCGTCTGCCGCAAGCCCCTCCACCGCGCCGCGCGCGGTCCCCCTCCCCATCCCGGCCGAGCCGGGACAGGGAGGATTAACTGTCGATCTTGCCGGCGCCAATCCTCCCTGCCGCCGCAGGCGATGGGGAGGGGGGCCAGCCGAAGGCTGGTGGAGGGGCTCAGGCCGCCTTCTGCAAATGCCGCCGTCCGAGCAGTTCGGCGATCTGGACCGCGTTCAGCGCGGCGCCCTTCCGCAGATTGTCCGAGACGCACCACAGGTTGAGGCCGTTCTCGATCGTCGGGTCCTCGCGCACGCGGCTCACATAGGTCGCATATTCGCCGACGACCTCGACCGGGGTGACGTAGCCGCCGTCCTCGCGCTTGTCGACGAGCATGACGCCCGGCGCCTCGCGCAGGATCGCCTGGGCGTCCTCGGCGGAAAGCTCCCGCTCGAACTCGATGTTGATCGATTCCGAATGGCCGACGAAGACCGGAACGCGAACGCAGGTCGCCGTCACCTTGATCGAGGGATCGAGGATCTTCTTGGTCTCCACCACCATCTTCCACTCCTCCTTCGTCGATCCGTCGTCGAGGAAGGAGTCGATATGCGGGATGACGTTGAAGGCGATCTGCTTGGTGAACTTCACCGGCTCGTTGGCATCGCCGACGAAGATGTTGCGGCTCTGCTCGAACAGCTCGTCCATCCCCGCCTTGCCCGCGCCCGAGACCGACTGGTAGGTCGAGACGACGACGCGCTTGATCCGCGCGACATCATGCAGCGGCTTCAGCGCCACCACCATCTGCGCGGTCGAGCAATTGGGGTTCGCGATGATGTTCTTGTGCCGGTAAAGGTCGATCGCCTCCGGATTCACCTCCGGCACGATCAGCGGCACGTCCGGGTCCATCCGGTAGAGCGAGCTGTTGTCGATCACGGTGCAGCCGGCGGCGGCCGCCTTTGGCGCATAAATCTTGGTCGGGCCGGAGCCGGCCGCGAACAGGGCGATGTCCCAGCCTTCGAAATCGAAATGTTCGAGGTTGCGGACCTTGAGCTCGCGCCCGGAATCGCCGAAATCGATGATGTCGCCGGTCGATCGCGGGCTCGCCACCGCGACGATGTCGTCGAGCGGGAATTCGCGTTCGGCGAGGATGTTCAGCATCTCGCGACCGACATTGCCGGTCGCACCGACGACCACGACCCGATAACCCATTTCACACTCTCCAGAAGAGGCTCGCCAGGCGATCTACGCCCGGCCGGCCGCATTGCAAGCATCGCCATGCATTGAGCAGGATTTTCTGATATAGGGTGTGCGCGCAGCGAAAGGAGACCTTTCATGGCTGCTTCAACGATCGCAACCGTCTCGCAAGACGCGCCGGCGCTCCCGGTGCGGCGGATCACGCGCGCCGATCTCGATGCGGCGCTCCGCGACGGGCTCAGGGATTTTTCCGCCCATCGCGGCGACCTCATCTTCGTCGGCCTTCTCTATCCGGCGATCGGGTTCATCGCCGGGGCGGCCGCGCTCGGCAACGGGCTCATCCCCTATTTTTTCCCGGTCGCCGCCGGGGTCGCGCTCCTGGGGCCGATCGCCGCGCTCGGCTTCTACGAGATCGCGCGGCGGCGGGAATCGGGCCTTGAATCGGATTGGTCGCATTTCCTCGATGTCGTGAAGCGCCCTTCGATCGATTCGATCGTCGCCGTCGCCGGGCTCCTGCTCGCCGTCTTCCTCGCCTGGCTCATCGTGGCGGGCGGGCTCTACGCGTTGCTGCTCGGCCCGCCGCCCGAATCGATCGGCGCATTCCTCACCCGCCTCTTCACGACCAGGGAGGGCTGGGCGCTGATCCTCGTCGGCAATCTCGCCGGGCTGTGCTTCGCCTGGGCCGTGCTCTCGCTCAGCATCGTCTCCCTGCCGATGCTGGTCGATCGCGATGTCGGCGCGCGCCTTGCGGTGCGGACCTCGATCGAGGCGGTGCGCGCCAATCGCTGGCTGATGGCGCGCTGGGGCATCATCGTCGCCGCCCTGCTCGTGCTCGGCGCGATCCCGGCCTTCATCGGCCTCGCCTTCGTCCTGCCCTGGCTCGGCTATTCGACCTGGCACCTTTACACCCGCCTGGTCGATCGCGAGGCGCTGCCGCTCAGCTAGACAGCCCTCGCCAGCCGCCGCGCGTCTGCTATGCTCGCCTGAAAAGAGGGGGGAGCGCGATGGGCCGGTCGATCTGGGGGCTGCTTGGAATCGTGCTGCTCCTCATCGGGGCGATGGCGGCCAAGGATCGGCTGATCGCCCTCCCCGCCCCGCCGGCCCATGCCGCGCCCGGCCAGTTCGACGCCAACCGCGCCGTCGCCCGCCTCGCCTTCATCCTCGGCGACCAGCGCCCGCATCCCGTCGACAGCGCCGATGGCGATGCGGTGCGCGACCGGCTGGTCCAGGCGATGCGCGGCGTCGGCCTCGCGCCCAGGATCAGCGACGATTTCGCCTGCAACGGCTTCGCCCACGCCCGTTCAGTCTCCTGTGCGCGGGTCCGCAACCTCGTCGCCGAGATCGGCCCCACGAGCGGCCCGGCGCTCCTTCTCGCCGCCCATTATGACAGCGCGACCGCCGGCCCCGGCGCCGCCGATGACGGCATCGGCGTCGCGACGATGCTGGAGATCGCGGCGAACCTGCGCGGCCGCCCGCTCTCGCGCGGCGTGATCTTCCTGATCGACGAAGGCGAGGAAGCGGGCCTGATCGGCGCCCGCGCCTTCCTCGATCGCGATCCGGCCGCGGCGCGGGTGGATGCCGTGCTCAACATGGAGGCGCGCGGCGTTTCCGGGCCGGCGATCATGTTCGAGACGAGCCGGCCCAACGCCGCCGCGGTCGCGCTCTATCGCGCCGCCGCGTCGCGCCCGCTCGCCAACTCGCTCTCGGCCGATCTTTACGGCCTCATCCCCAATTCGACCGACGTCAACGTCTTCAAGGCCAGGCCCTGGACGATCCTCAACTTCGCGATCATCGGCAACGAGACCCGCTATCACAGCCCCGGCGATCGCGTTGAGGCGCTCGATCGGGCCAGCCTCCAGCATATGGGCGATCAGGTCCAGGCGGTCACCGAACGGGTGCTGGAAAACGGTCTCCCGGCCGCGCGCGGCACCAGGCTCTACGCCGATCTCGCAGGCCGTGCGCTCATCGCGCTGCCGCTCGGGTTCGGCCTGCTTCTGCTTGGCATCCTGCTCGTCTTCTTCGCGCTGACGTCATGGCGTCGCGGCGCGCTCGGCCGGCCCCTCGCGGCCGTGGCGGCGAGCCTCGTCGGCGGCGCGGCGCTCGCCTGGCTGGGCCAGTTCGCAGTCGGGCTGATCCGCGCCGGGGATTATTGGCGCGCCTCGCCGGTTGTGACGACGAGCGCCGTCTATGCCTCGGCCATCGTCGCCGCCCTGCTCGCCATCCGCGCCATCGCCCCGAAGGCCGGGCGGCACCGGCTTCGCGCCGCCTTCTGGCTCGCCTTCACGATCGTTGGCGCCGCGATCTCGCTCATCGCGCCGGGCGGGGCGATCTATTTCCTGCTGCCGCCACTCATCGCCGCGCTCGGCATCGCGCTCGGGCGGGGTCGCCCGGCGATCGAGACCGGTGCGGCCCTCGTCGCCGCGCTCGCGCTCTACGTCAGCTTCGGCCCGGCGCTCGGCCTGTTCGAGGTGCTGCTGACCGACGGGCCGTTCTGGGTGTTCGCGCCATTGGGCGCCCTGATGCTGCTCCCCTGGCTGATCGAGCTTCCGCAGCTGGTCGAACGCTGCCGCCCGCTCGCACTGCCGGGCGCCGCGCTCCTCCTCATCGCATGGACCGCCGTCGCGCTGGCTCCTGCCTATAGCGAGGATCGCCGGCAGCGCATGACCGTCGCCTATCTGCGCGATGGCGGGACCGGCGCGGCGCGCTGGACGCTTTCGGGCGATGGCGCGCGGCGTCCGCCGGGCTTCGACTGGCGGCGCGAGCCGCTGCCCTGGTCGCCGGCGAAGCGCTGGACCGCCGATGCCCCGCGCGATGCCGATGGCGGCGCTGCCCCGCCGACCCTGGTCGTCCTCGGCGAAACCAGGACCGGCGCGGAGCGGCGCCTGCGCGTGCGCATCCAGGCGCCCGGCGCGGATCAGGTCGGCCTCTTCGCCCCGGCCGGTTCGCCGCTCCTCGCCGCCGGGGCGCCTGGATTCGTCCAGCGCTTCGGCCGCGGCGACCCCGACGATCCGTTCGTGCTCGGCTGCGGCGGCCGATCCTGCGACGGCGCGACCTTCGACATCATCCTGCGCGGCCCCGCGCCGGTCCCCGCCACGCTCGTCGCGACGCGCTTCGGCCTCGATATTCCACGCAGACCCACGCGCCCGCCACTCGCCGCGCCCCAATATGCACCGGATTCGCGCGTCCTGTTCACCAGGCTGCGGCTTTAGGTGCCAAAGCCGGCGAAATCGGCTAAGCGCCGGCTGTGCCCGATCTGTTCCAGGACGATGTGCCCCAGGCGCCCGAACCGCCGCTCTCCCCGAACGCGCCGCTCGCCGATCGCCTGCGCCCGCGCCGGCTCGACGAGGTCGTCGGCCAGGAGCATCTGACCGGGCCGGACGGCGCGATCGCCCGACAGGTCGCGGCGGGCAAGCTCGCCTCGATGATCCTGTGGGGCCCGCCGGGCACCGGCAAGACGACGATCGCGCGGCTGCTCGCCGATGCGGTCGGGCTGCGCTTCGTCGCGATCTCCGCGGTCTTCTCCGGCGTCGCCGATCTCAAGAAGGTCTTCGCCGAGGCGCGAGACCATATGAAGATCGGCAAGCAGACGCTTCTGTTCGTTGATGAAATCCATCGCTTCAATCGCGCCCAGCAGGACGGATTCCTGCCCTATGTCGAGGACGGCACCGTCGTCCTGGTCGGCGCGACGACCGAGAATCCGAGCTTCGAGATCAACGCGGCGCTGCTCAGCCGCGCGCAGGTGCTGATCCTCAGCCGGCTCGACGCGGCGGCGCTCGGCAAGCTGCTCGACCGCGCCGAGGCGCTGGTCGGGCGCGCCCTCCCGCTCACGGCGGAGGCGCGCGAGGCGCTGGTCGCCACCGCCGACGGCGACGGCCGCTTCCTCTTGAACCAGGCGGAGACGCTGTTCTCGATCGCGGTCGAGGCGCCGCTCGATCCGGCGGCGCTCGCCGCGCTCCTCAATCGCCGCGTCGCGATTTACGACAAGGACAGAGAAGGCCATTATAACCTCATCTCCGCATTGCATAAATCCATCCGTGGATCGGATCCGCAGGCGGCGCTTTACTATCTCGCGCGGATGCTGGTGGCGGGGGAGGAGCCGCTCTATGTCCTGCGCCGGCTGACCCGGGCGGCGAGCGAGGATATCGGCCTCGCCGATCCCCAGGCACTCGCCCAGTGCCTCGCCGCCAAGGAGGCCTATGATTTCCTCGGCTCGCCCGAGGGCGAGCTCGCCATCGTCCAGGCCTGCCTCTATCTCGCCACCGCGCCCAAATCGAACGCCGCTTATGCCGCGCAGAAGGCCGCCTGGCGAAGCGCGAAGGAGACCGGCTCGCTGATGCCGCCGAAGAACATCCTCAACGCCCCGACGAAGCTGATGAAGCAAGTCGGCTACGGCAAGGGCTATACCTACGACCACGATCAGGAGGGCGGCTTTTCGGGCGACGATTACTGGCCCGAGGAGATGGCGCCGCAGACCTTCTACACCCCCACCGATCGCGGCATGGAAAAGCGCATCGCCGAGCGCATGGCCTGGTGGGACGAGAGGCGAAAGGGCCGCCTGGATGGCTGAACCGATCCGCAGCTTCGACGAGGCCGTCGCCTTCGCGCTGGCGCTTCCCGATACGATCCTGTCGACCAGCTATGGCAAGCCTGCGGTCAAGGTCGCCTCGAACGGCCGCGCCTTCCTCTATTCCGGCCACGAGGCCGACTCCTCCTTCGGGATCGCGATCGATCTCGACACGATCGAGATGCTGAAGGAGACCGATCCGGACACCTTCTGGCAGACCCCGCATTATGAAGGCTGGCCGGCCGTGCTGATCCGCTTCGGAAGCGCCGATCCCGAGCGCGTGCGGGCGATGATCGAGCGGTCGCGGGACTGGACCGCGGCCCGGCCCAAGGCGAAGCCGCGCAAGAAGAAGGCATGAGCCGCTTCGAGCGTTTCGCTGCGATCGACTGGTCCGGCGCCAGGGGCAAGCGGCACCGGGGAATCGCGATCGCGATGGCGGAAGCCGGCGCCGGCGCGCCGCGCCTGATCCGCCCCGGCCATGTCTGGTCGCGAACCGGGGTGCTTGGCTGGCTGCTCGACGAGGCGGCGCGCGCGCCGACCCTGTTCGGCTTCGACATCAGCGCCGCCCCGCCGCTCCTGGCGCGCGGCGACTATCTTCCCGGCGAGCCTGGATTACCCCGTGATGCCAATGGTTTCTGGGCCTATGTCGACAGCAGGTGCGAGGACGAGGATCTCGGCGCGGCGAGCTTTCTCGAACAAGCCCATCGCCGCCATTTCTATTTCGGCGCCGCCGACGGCGTGAAGCGCGACTATCTCCACCACCGCGCCTGCGAGGACGCCTTCAACGCCACCGGCGGCGGCAAGGCATCGACCGTCTATGACGCGATCGGCGCCGCTCAGGTCGCCAAGGCGAGCTTCTCCGGAATGCGGCTCTTTCATCATGTCGACGGCCGGGTCCCGATCTGGCCATTCGATCCGCTTCCGGATGCGGGAAGCGTCGTCGTCGAAATCTACACCCGCGCCTTCATCCGCCTTGCCGGCATGAACGGCCGCAAGCTGCGCTCCCGCGACGCGCTGAACGCCGGCCTTGGCGCATTCGGAAGCGATCCTGTCGCGGGCCGGCGGCCGCTCAGCGACCACGAAACCGACGCGTTGATCGCGGCAGCGGGCATGCGCGCCATCGCCGGCGATCCGCGCTTCTGGTCGCCCGCCGGCCTCACCCCCCGGATCGCTCGAAGCGAGGGCTGGACCTTCGGCGTCATTTAGCCCATCGACCGGCGCGGCGCCGGCGCAAGGGCGGCCGGACCGGGGCGGCTTTGCCCGTTGCGAGGACGACGACTGGCCATGTCCGTTCCGTTCGCAGCATCGAGCCAGGCCGACGCCCCGCGCGGGCGGCGGCGGCGCGCGGCCTGAATCGTGACGACGGGGGGGCTTTTCGAGCTGCTGGCGTCGGAGCGCGACAGCCTTCTTCGTTATCTGGGGCTGCGCGGGGCGACGATCGAGGAAGCGGAGGACATCCTTCACGACGTCTATCTGAAGCTGCGCGAGACCGAGACCGGGCCGATCGCGCAGCCCATGCCGCGCATGGTGAGGATCGGGATCGATGCGAAATTCTAGGCGGCTCCTGCTGTCCATCCACGACGTCAGCCCCAGATTTTCGGCGCCGGTCGAAACCCTGGCCGGGATCCTCGCCGAAGAGGTCGGCGCCGGGCGCTTCGCGATGCTCGTCGTCCCGGATTTCTGGAACGAGGCGCCATTGCTCGCCGACCGGGCGTTCGTCGCCCGCCTGCGGAGCTGGGCGGCGCTCGGCGTCGAGATGTTCGTCCACGGCTGGTGCCATCGCGACGAGAGCCGCCATCGCGGCGCGATCGCCCGCGTGAAGGCGCGCCACATGACCGCTGGCGAGGGCGAGTTCCTGGGCCTCTCGCGCGAGGAGGCGATGGAGAGGATGCGCCGCGGCCGCGATGTCGTCGAACAGGCGATCGGCCGCCCGGTCGCCGGCTTCATCGCGCCCGCCTGGCTCTACGGCCCGGGGGCGATCGAGGCGGCCGGCGCCCTCGGCTTCGATCTTGCCGAGGACCATATGAAGGTCTGGAGCCCGGCGCGAAGCCGGGTGCTCGCACGCGGGCCGGTCGTCACCTGGGCGAGCCGGACGCCGATGCGCGCGGCGAGCTCGATCGCCTTCGCCGCGCTCGCCCGCCGGACGCTTGGCCCGATGGCGACGGTCAGGATCGCGCTTCACCCGGGCGACGTGAGCGATCCGCGGCTGATCGAGAGCGCGCGCCGCACGATCCGCCGGCTCGCGCGCGGCCGTGCCATCGCGCGTTATCGCGACCTCATCGATGCGGGAGGTGAAAACCCGCGGCATCTCTGACCCGAAGAGAGGCCGGCCCGATGCTCAAGGTGATGATTTTCCTCCACAGCTTCGAACCGGGCGGAGTCGAGCGGGTCGCCTTCCGGCTCGCGGATGCCTGGACCCGCGCGGGTCTCGTCCCGACCATGGCGCTGGGGCGGGCCGAAGGCGCGGCGGCGCCGGATTGCCTCCCCTGCCGGATCGAGGTCTTCCAGCGCGGGACGTTTTCGACCCGCCGGTTCGAGACATTGTGGATGATCGCCAACCTGCCCCGCCTGGTGATCCGCGAGCGGCCGGACATCCTGTTTTGCGCGGGCAATACCTATGCGGTGGTCGCGGCCGCCCTGCGGCTGATCCTCGGGCGGCAATGCCCGCCGATCCTCGCCAAGGTCAGCAACGACCTCGATCGCCGCGATCTGCCGCGCCCCGTCCGGCCGCTCTACGGCCTGTGGCTGCGGGCGCAGGGGCGCCTGTTCGATTCCTTCGTGGCGCTGTCGCCGGCCATGCAGGCGCAGATCGCAAGGGCGACCGGCGCCGATCGGCGCCGCATCGCATCGATCGAGGATCCCGGCCTGACGCTTGCCGAGATCGACCGCTTCGCCGCGCTTCGCGACGGCGCCGAGGAGCCGCGCCCCGGCCGCCGGTTCCTCGCCATCGGCCGGCTCGCGCTGCAGAAGAACTTTCCATTGCTGCTGCACGCCTTCGCGCGCATCGCCGATGCGCAGGACCAGCTCGTCATCCTCGGCGAAGGGCCCGAGCGTCGCCGGCTCGAACGGCTGGCCGAACGGCTCGGGATCCTCGATCGGATGCGCCTGCCGGGGCATGTCGATCCGATGGACGGCTGGTGGGCCGGCGCCGACATCTTCGTCCTTTCCTCCGATTATGAAGGCCTGCCGGCGGTGCTGGTCGAGGCGATCGCCGCCGGAACGGCCATCGTCGCGACCGATTGCAGCCCGGCCGTGGCCGAGCTTCTCGACAAGGGCCGGTTCGGCTCGATCGTCCCGGTCCGCAATCCCGATGCGCTTGCCGCGGCGATGCGCACCGCCGATCGCGCACAGGTGCCCGCGCCGGCCGACCGCCACCGCTGGTGCGCCCGCTTCACGATCGAGCGCGCCGCCCCGCTCTACGCGGATCTCATGCGTCGCCTCGCCGCCGAAGCGCGCGCCAATCGCGACGATGCCGATTTTTTCGGTGCGCCCGATGAGGATCGGGAGCGCTGGCGGCATCTCTGATTCGGAAACCACAGCGCCGGGATCTTCGTGTCGACATCACCGCAACAAGCCATCGGCGGCGCATCGCCCCATCTCGCCCTCGATCCGCTGGCCGATCTGCCGCTGCGACGACCGTCGCGCAGCCTGTGGACCTATCTGCCGCTCGTCATCTCGATCGCCGTCTTTGCCGCCGCAATCGCGCAGCTGCGCCATCTCCATGTCGGCGATCTCGCGACGCTGCTGCCGCGCGGCCCGGCCTTCTGGCTGGTCTTCGCCGGCGCCTATCTTGCCCAGCCGATCGCCGACTGGATCATCTTTCATCGATTGTGGAACCTCCCCGCCGCTGGGATCGTGCCGCTGCTTCGCAAGTTCGTCGCGAACGAGCTGGTGCTCGGCTATAGCGGCGAGCTCTATTTCTACGCCTGGGCCCGCCGCCATTCGCGGCTCACCGCGGCACCGTTCGGGGCGGTGAAGGACGTCACCGTCCTGTCGGCCCTGACGGGCAACGCAGCGACGCTGCTGCTGCTCGTCCTCGCCTTTCCGCTGTGGAAGGAAATCGGACTGGCGAGGGCCGGCGGCGCCGTCTCCCTGTCGGTTGCCTTCCTCCTGTTGACCTCGGTCGCGATGCTGCTGCTGCGCACGCGCCTGTTCACGCTGCCGCGGCGCGAGCTTTGGATGGTGGCCGCGGTCCACACCGGCCGCATCCTCCTGGTCACCGGCTTCACCGCGTTGCTGTGGCACCTGTGCCTGCCGGCGGTCGGCATCGCCTGGTGGGTGCTGCTGGCGACCTTGCGCGCGCTCGTCTCGCGGCTCGCCTTCCTGCCCAACAAGGATGTCGCCTTCGCCGGCATCGCCGTCTTCCTGATCGGCCATGATGTGGAGATCGGCGCGCTGATGACGCTGATCGCCGGGCTGATCGTCGCCGCCCATGTGGCGGTGGGGACCGTGCTGGCGGCGACCGAGCTTGCCGAACGGAGGGCCGCGCGATGATCGCCGTGGCGCCACCCGCAAGTCCCAATTACATCCCCTCCAGCCCGACGCTCGGAGTCGCGGAGGGCCGGTGTCGGCCGGGCGAGCCGGGTCCGGCGGTGATGATCACGGCGATCGGGCTCAAGGATCGGCGCGGCCTGCTTCGCGCCGAGCTCTATCCGCCGGGCGACGGCGAATTCCTGGCCGACGACAACGTCCTGGTGATGCGCGGCGAGACGTTCCGGCGGGCCGAGAGCCCGGTCCCTCCCAGCGGGCCGGCGCGGCTGTGCATCCGGGTTCCCCGGCCGGGCGTCTACACGCTTTCGCTGCTGCACGATCGCGACGCCAACCGGCGCTTTTCGCTGTCGATCGACGGCGTCGGATTTTCCGGCAATCCGCGCCTCGGCTGGGGACGGCCCGCCGCCGCCGCCGTCCGCTTCCGCGCCGGGCCCGGCATCACCGCGCTGAACATCGTTCTCAATTACCGGCGGGGACTCATGTCCTTCGGCCCGATCCAGGCCCGGTGAGATGACCGT
This genomic interval carries:
- a CDS encoding NAD(P)H-dependent flavin oxidoreductase; the encoded protein is MTLPALFDRLQLPVIGSPLFIVSSPDLVIAQCKAGIVGSFPALNARPQSQLDEWLHRITEELAAWDRDHPEAPAAPFAVNQIVHKSNVRLQEDMATCAKWKVPIVITSLGAIPELNDAVHGWGGLTLHDIINDRFARKAIEKGADGIIAVAAGAGGHAGTLSPFALVQEIRQWFDGPLALSGAIANGRAILAAQAMGADLAYVGSPFIATTEANAAEAYKAGIVEGRASDIVYSNLFTGVHGNYLRQSILAAGLDPDNLPEGDLSTMNFGSASAKAWRDIWGSGQGIGAIEAVVPAADYIARLATEYETAKAELKAKARL
- a CDS encoding endonuclease domain-containing protein, with protein sequence MARARALRRAMSPPEAALWQILRARPGGLKFRRQHPAGPYVLDFYCPAARLAIEIDGIAHEMGANPERDERRDAWLQAQGYRVLRIVAGEVRDNAEGVLRHILNSCAA
- a CDS encoding aspartate-semialdehyde dehydrogenase, whose protein sequence is MGYRVVVVGATGNVGREMLNILAEREFPLDDIVAVASPRSTGDIIDFGDSGRELKVRNLEHFDFEGWDIALFAAGSGPTKIYAPKAAAAGCTVIDNSSLYRMDPDVPLIVPEVNPEAIDLYRHKNIIANPNCSTAQMVVALKPLHDVARIKRVVVSTYQSVSGAGKAGMDELFEQSRNIFVGDANEPVKFTKQIAFNVIPHIDSFLDDGSTKEEWKMVVETKKILDPSIKVTATCVRVPVFVGHSESINIEFERELSAEDAQAILREAPGVMLVDKREDGGYVTPVEVVGEYATYVSRVREDPTIENGLNLWCVSDNLRKGAALNAVQIAELLGRRHLQKAA
- a CDS encoding DUF2189 domain-containing protein is translated as MAASTIATVSQDAPALPVRRITRADLDAALRDGLRDFSAHRGDLIFVGLLYPAIGFIAGAAALGNGLIPYFFPVAAGVALLGPIAALGFYEIARRRESGLESDWSHFLDVVKRPSIDSIVAVAGLLLAVFLAWLIVAGGLYALLLGPPPESIGAFLTRLFTTREGWALILVGNLAGLCFAWAVLSLSIVSLPMLVDRDVGARLAVRTSIEAVRANRWLMARWGIIVAALLVLGAIPAFIGLAFVLPWLGYSTWHLYTRLVDREALPLS
- a CDS encoding M20/M25/M40 family metallo-hydrolase; the protein is MGRSIWGLLGIVLLLIGAMAAKDRLIALPAPPAHAAPGQFDANRAVARLAFILGDQRPHPVDSADGDAVRDRLVQAMRGVGLAPRISDDFACNGFAHARSVSCARVRNLVAEIGPTSGPALLLAAHYDSATAGPGAADDGIGVATMLEIAANLRGRPLSRGVIFLIDEGEEAGLIGARAFLDRDPAAARVDAVLNMEARGVSGPAIMFETSRPNAAAVALYRAAASRPLANSLSADLYGLIPNSTDVNVFKARPWTILNFAIIGNETRYHSPGDRVEALDRASLQHMGDQVQAVTERVLENGLPAARGTRLYADLAGRALIALPLGFGLLLLGILLVFFALTSWRRGALGRPLAAVAASLVGGAALAWLGQFAVGLIRAGDYWRASPVVTTSAVYASAIVAALLAIRAIAPKAGRHRLRAAFWLAFTIVGAAISLIAPGGAIYFLLPPLIAALGIALGRGRPAIETGAALVAALALYVSFGPALGLFEVLLTDGPFWVFAPLGALMLLPWLIELPQLVERCRPLALPGAALLLIAWTAVALAPAYSEDRRQRMTVAYLRDGGTGAARWTLSGDGARRPPGFDWRREPLPWSPAKRWTADAPRDADGGAAPPTLVVLGETRTGAERRLRVRIQAPGADQVGLFAPAGSPLLAAGAPGFVQRFGRGDPDDPFVLGCGGRSCDGATFDIILRGPAPVPATLVATRFGLDIPRRPTRPPLAAPQYAPDSRVLFTRLRL
- a CDS encoding replication-associated recombination protein A — translated: MPDLFQDDVPQAPEPPLSPNAPLADRLRPRRLDEVVGQEHLTGPDGAIARQVAAGKLASMILWGPPGTGKTTIARLLADAVGLRFVAISAVFSGVADLKKVFAEARDHMKIGKQTLLFVDEIHRFNRAQQDGFLPYVEDGTVVLVGATTENPSFEINAALLSRAQVLILSRLDAAALGKLLDRAEALVGRALPLTAEAREALVATADGDGRFLLNQAETLFSIAVEAPLDPAALAALLNRRVAIYDKDREGHYNLISALHKSIRGSDPQAALYYLARMLVAGEEPLYVLRRLTRAASEDIGLADPQALAQCLAAKEAYDFLGSPEGELAIVQACLYLATAPKSNAAYAAQKAAWRSAKETGSLMPPKNILNAPTKLMKQVGYGKGYTYDHDQEGGFSGDDYWPEEMAPQTFYTPTDRGMEKRIAERMAWWDERRKGRLDG
- a CDS encoding MmcQ/YjbR family DNA-binding protein, with the protein product MAEPIRSFDEAVAFALALPDTILSTSYGKPAVKVASNGRAFLYSGHEADSSFGIAIDLDTIEMLKETDPDTFWQTPHYEGWPAVLIRFGSADPERVRAMIERSRDWTAARPKAKPRKKKA
- a CDS encoding DUF2334 domain-containing protein, encoding MRNSRRLLLSIHDVSPRFSAPVETLAGILAEEVGAGRFAMLVVPDFWNEAPLLADRAFVARLRSWAALGVEMFVHGWCHRDESRHRGAIARVKARHMTAGEGEFLGLSREEAMERMRRGRDVVEQAIGRPVAGFIAPAWLYGPGAIEAAGALGFDLAEDHMKVWSPARSRVLARGPVVTWASRTPMRAASSIAFAALARRTLGPMATVRIALHPGDVSDPRLIESARRTIRRLARGRAIARYRDLIDAGGENPRHL
- a CDS encoding glycosyltransferase, which produces MLKVMIFLHSFEPGGVERVAFRLADAWTRAGLVPTMALGRAEGAAAPDCLPCRIEVFQRGTFSTRRFETLWMIANLPRLVIRERPDILFCAGNTYAVVAAALRLILGRQCPPILAKVSNDLDRRDLPRPVRPLYGLWLRAQGRLFDSFVALSPAMQAQIARATGADRRRIASIEDPGLTLAEIDRFAALRDGAEEPRPGRRFLAIGRLALQKNFPLLLHAFARIADAQDQLVILGEGPERRRLERLAERLGILDRMRLPGHVDPMDGWWAGADIFVLSSDYEGLPAVLVEAIAAGTAIVATDCSPAVAELLDKGRFGSIVPVRNPDALAAAMRTADRAQVPAPADRHRWCARFTIERAAPLYADLMRRLAAEARANRDDADFFGAPDEDRERWRHL
- a CDS encoding DUF2141 domain-containing protein; the encoded protein is MIAVAPPASPNYIPSSPTLGVAEGRCRPGEPGPAVMITAIGLKDRRGLLRAELYPPGDGEFLADDNVLVMRGETFRRAESPVPPSGPARLCIRVPRPGVYTLSLLHDRDANRRFSLSIDGVGFSGNPRLGWGRPAAAAVRFRAGPGITALNIVLNYRRGLMSFGPIQAR